One genomic segment of Rivularia sp. PCC 7116 includes these proteins:
- a CDS encoding filamentous hemagglutinin N-terminal domain-containing protein: protein MTIIYGLNKCLYLNLVGFLGCLGASLLTTKTLAEQSNITPDNTLGAESSRLNRDVTINGINADRIDGGARRDSNLFHSFSEFNINDGQRVYFVNPSGVENILTRVTGGNASNIFGALGVDGAANLFLINPNGIVFGENSSLDLQGSFVGTTASGIQFGEQGSFSATNPEMPGNLTVNPSALFFNQVQASGGIINKSQAPAGINPEGDETTGLRVPDGKSLLLVGGNINFDGGRLKAYEGNIELASVSAPGTVDLDIAGDSFSLNIPEDVERGDISLTNIAAVSVFGAGGGNFIINARNLEISNSFIFAGISGNSVNPETQAGDVNLNATDSILLKDGAGIDNSVYSQGNAGNISLQASNSIFLVDSIIVNNIEAGGIGKGGNISINAGSLSLNDGSQIQATLDNADVETNLLGGQGNAGNININVRDAVTINGIKDGISSDISSFVGIGAVGNAGDININTGSLTLAEGSEINAKTSGQGNAGNIIVNASQNISLDGSGDVTLRDGSNGTLFTRIISSVNPESVGNAGNIQLNTGTLSVTDGAFISSSINGKGDSGNITINARDTVTFDTYGFAGSNVFTGGVGKGGDIWVTTGTLSLKNGGQLSTNVSGEGNAGNIFVEAKDNVELDSKVGSRTSSIDSSLLATGLGKGGDIQITTGLLSVSNGAQITAFTDGQGNAGNITINASDKVIFDGFDASSGLMSIVSTNGSSNSVGNGGDIRITTGEFLLKNGGIISTANFGKGNAGNIFLDVGDTITFDGVGSNKLGVAIPSSARSTVSNGNAGNIEVKTGSLFLTNGGDMSVEGFPEENSNNIANGGDITINARESIKFDGKNSGLSTALGRGTGKSGDIQITTGSLSVTNGAVLFAATSGLGNAGNININARDTVTFDRGFAFNVVNSNAIGDSGDIEITTGSLFLDNRGFLSTETGGKGDAGKVKVDAADSIALSNSSQITSNVFTGGEGKGGAIDLDTQTLTLTGGSTISASSNGTGGAGNIEVQAGIIKLDNSSIFAQTAATQGGNITLNVSEKLVLRNSSQISTTAGIAQAGGDGGNIDINSKFIVVIPEENSDITANAFEGSGGKVNITSEAIFGIESRSQPTDKSDITASSQRGISGETSINQDDTSSIQNSFTGLSPNIDTDAIIANSCIARGNKRQENSLRITGSGALRSDRAGNIFVSKYATGKVRTVESNNPAWKKGDAIVEPQGLYRLKNGELLLSRECSD from the coding sequence ATGACCATAATATACGGTTTAAACAAGTGTTTATATCTCAATTTAGTCGGATTCTTGGGTTGTTTAGGTGCTAGTCTGCTTACGACTAAAACCCTGGCTGAGCAAAGTAATATCACTCCCGACAATACTTTGGGTGCAGAATCCTCTCGTTTAAATCGCGATGTGACTATTAACGGAATAAATGCAGATAGAATTGATGGGGGAGCGCGAAGGGATAGTAATCTTTTTCACAGCTTTAGTGAGTTTAATATCAATGATGGACAGAGAGTGTATTTTGTAAATCCCTCTGGAGTAGAAAATATCTTAACGCGAGTAACCGGTGGGAATGCGTCGAATATTTTCGGAGCTTTGGGAGTTGATGGTGCTGCGAATTTATTTTTGATTAATCCCAATGGAATTGTATTTGGAGAAAATTCTAGTTTAGATTTACAAGGCTCTTTTGTGGGAACAACTGCGAGTGGAATACAGTTTGGGGAACAGGGTAGTTTTAGCGCTACAAATCCAGAAATGCCTGGTAATTTAACAGTCAATCCTTCAGCTTTGTTTTTCAATCAAGTACAAGCGAGTGGAGGAATAATTAATAAATCCCAAGCACCGGCAGGAATCAATCCAGAAGGTGATGAAACTACAGGATTAAGAGTTCCTGATGGTAAAAGTTTGTTGTTGGTGGGAGGTAATATCAACTTTGATGGTGGTAGATTAAAAGCTTACGAAGGGAATATTGAATTAGCTTCTGTATCTGCACCGGGAACTGTTGACTTAGATATTGCTGGTGATAGTTTTAGTTTAAATATTCCCGAAGATGTGGAAAGAGGGGATATTTCTCTAACAAATATAGCCGCTGTAAGTGTTTTTGGTGCTGGTGGGGGAAATTTTATAATTAATGCTCGTAATTTGGAAATTTCTAACTCATTTATCTTTGCTGGAATTAGTGGAAACTCAGTAAATCCAGAGACACAAGCGGGAGATGTTAATCTTAATGCTACAGATTCGATTTTACTTAAAGATGGTGCTGGGATTGATAACAGCGTCTACAGCCAAGGGAATGCTGGGAATATATCCTTACAAGCATCTAATTCTATATTTCTTGTAGATAGTATTATTGTCAACAATATAGAAGCGGGAGGAATTGGTAAGGGAGGAAATATTAGTATCAATGCTGGTTCGCTTTCCCTTAACGATGGTTCCCAAATTCAAGCAACGCTTGATAATGCAGATGTTGAGACAAATCTCCTAGGTGGGCAAGGTAATGCAGGAAATATAAATATTAATGTTCGTGATGCAGTTACTATTAATGGAATTAAAGACGGAATATCCAGTGATATTTCTAGCTTCGTAGGGATTGGTGCTGTAGGAAATGCTGGCGATATTAATATTAATACTGGTTCCCTAACTCTGGCTGAAGGTTCTGAAATAAATGCTAAAACTTCTGGACAAGGTAATGCAGGCAATATAATTGTAAATGCTAGTCAAAATATTTCTTTGGATGGTTCTGGTGATGTTACTTTGAGAGATGGAAGTAACGGTACTTTATTTACTCGCATCATTAGTTCCGTAAATCCAGAATCTGTAGGGAATGCTGGTAATATTCAATTAAATACTGGGACTCTCTCAGTTACTGATGGAGCTTTCATTAGTAGTAGTATTAACGGGAAAGGTGATTCAGGGAATATTACTATTAATGCCCGCGATACAGTTACCTTTGACACTTATGGTTTTGCTGGCAGCAATGTCTTTACTGGTGGAGTTGGTAAAGGAGGAGATATCTGGGTGACAACCGGAACCCTATCCTTAAAAAATGGAGGTCAATTATCTACCAATGTTTCAGGGGAAGGAAATGCCGGTAATATTTTTGTTGAAGCTAAGGATAATGTGGAATTAGACAGCAAAGTTGGTAGTAGAACTAGTAGCATTGATAGCAGTTTGCTGGCTACAGGTTTGGGTAAAGGAGGAGATATTCAAATTACAACAGGGTTACTTTCCGTCAGCAATGGAGCACAAATAACTGCTTTCACAGATGGACAAGGAAATGCAGGGAATATCACGATTAATGCCAGCGATAAAGTTATCTTTGATGGCTTTGATGCAAGTTCAGGATTAATGTCTATAGTCTCTACCAATGGGAGTTCTAACAGTGTTGGCAATGGTGGGGACATCCGCATTACCACAGGTGAATTCCTGTTGAAAAATGGTGGTATTATTTCTACCGCTAACTTTGGAAAGGGAAATGCAGGTAATATTTTCCTTGATGTGGGCGACACCATTACTTTCGATGGAGTAGGTAGTAACAAGCTTGGTGTAGCAATACCAAGTAGCGCCAGGAGTACTGTGTCTAATGGTAATGCAGGAAATATTGAGGTCAAAACTGGATCGCTGTTCTTAACAAATGGCGGTGACATGAGTGTTGAAGGATTTCCAGAAGAGAATAGTAACAATATCGCCAATGGTGGGGATATTACAATTAATGCCCGCGAGAGTATCAAATTTGATGGAAAAAATAGTGGCTTATCTACTGCCCTAGGTAGGGGTACAGGTAAAAGTGGAGATATCCAAATTACAACTGGGTCACTTTCTGTTACCAATGGTGCTGTACTATTTGCTGCAACATCTGGGCTAGGAAATGCCGGTAATATAAATATTAATGCCCGCGATACTGTTACTTTTGATCGGGGCTTTGCCTTCAATGTTGTTAACTCAAATGCTATTGGTGATAGTGGAGATATCGAAATCACCACGGGTTCTCTATTCTTAGATAATCGTGGATTCCTTTCTACTGAAACTGGAGGTAAGGGAGATGCGGGTAAGGTTAAAGTAGATGCTGCTGATTCCATTGCCTTATCCAACTCTAGCCAGATTACCAGCAATGTGTTTACAGGAGGAGAAGGAAAAGGTGGTGCAATTGATCTCGATACCCAAACCCTGACATTAACCGGTGGTTCTACAATTTCTGCTAGTAGCAATGGTACGGGGGGTGCAGGGAATATCGAAGTGCAAGCAGGCATTATCAAACTAGACAATAGCAGTATCTTTGCACAAACAGCCGCCACTCAAGGTGGGAATATTACCTTAAACGTAAGTGAAAAATTAGTATTGCGTAACAGTAGTCAAATTTCCACCACCGCAGGAATTGCTCAAGCTGGTGGAGATGGAGGGAATATCGATATAAATTCTAAATTTATCGTTGTTATTCCCGAAGAAAACAGCGATATTACTGCCAACGCTTTTGAAGGAAGTGGTGGAAAAGTTAATATTACTTCTGAAGCTATTTTCGGTATTGAATCCCGTTCACAACCAACAGATAAAAGCGATATTACCGCAAGTTCCCAAAGAGGTATTTCTGGTGAAACAAGTATTAATCAAGATGATACCAGTTCAATTCAAAACAGCTTTACCGGACTTTCTCCAAATATAGATACCGACGCAATAATTGCTAACAGTTGTATTGCACGTGGTAACAAGCGACAAGAAAACTCTTTGCGGATTACAGGCTCTGGTGCTTTACGAAGCGATCGCGCTGGGAATATTTTTGTTTCTAAATACGCAACTGGTAAAGTTAGAACTGTTGAAAGTAACAACCCAGCTTGGAAAAAAGGCGATGCGATTGTTGAGCCTCAAGGATTATATCGGTTGAAGAATGGAGAATTGTTATTGAGTCGGGAGTGTTCCGATTAA
- a CDS encoding transposase, which translates to MNLSNNQKKRTKPPTWSKRKILDGVLYQLKNGCNWSDLPCILTPILNCILALQTAVNRPVGKRENLVSVESSIQ; encoded by the coding sequence TTGAACCTCTCCAACAATCAGAAGAAAAGAACTAAACCTCCAACATGGAGTAAGAGAAAAATTTTAGATGGGGTTCTCTATCAACTAAAAAATGGTTGTAATTGGTCTGATTTACCCTGCATACTTACCCCCATACTCAACTGTATTTTGGCATTACAAACAGCGGTAAATCGACCGGTTGGAAAACGGGAAAACCTCGTAAGCGTAGAATCAAGTATCCAATAG
- a CDS encoding salt stress protein, Slr1339 family, whose protein sequence is MEKELLEEERIKVEERKALQSKAEAWLKNLDTLSPEGLWFEKFAEGYLTSCTILNNRRIHKFSG, encoded by the coding sequence ATAGAGAAAGAACTTCTTGAAGAAGAAAGAATTAAAGTTGAAGAAAGGAAAGCTTTGCAAAGTAAAGCTGAGGCATGGTTGAAAAATTTAGATACATTATCTCCCGAAGGGTTATGGTTTGAAAAGTTTGCTGAGGGTTATCTCACATCTTGCACCATTCTCAACAACCGCCGTATTCATAAATTCTCAGGCTAA
- a CDS encoding mechanosensitive ion channel domain-containing protein, with the protein MKLLAPRNMFKFEVGNRSRISKKNLVNADKRQKNNLIKTSIFTIGILASLNLVSCGKKDDTSPRISNSSPSISQNENKNEFETKSKLKQTLLCESNNNLVASFETKQYLIHICRQGNQSFFIRQQKSASEQLIRLPAVWNQKTRAFSANSGNTIYAINGTGLMVWQDGNQILADPIINDSSSKSTFLEYLNWQEIYKFIGDNIGKILKAIAAGIPISALYIFSKPYIHKLGSNGRAIAYVVSIVAWPGITVACLAIAEIPLGLLAPLAGALALGFSFGAKQVVENAATVALNLRDDVYEVDDIIGFSGDDDFYQVNAIKTSSVKLLSVGANAGRILNISPSVLAQKEFVNYTQNGSGTLCKWTFPISLKAQVAQPGKGDINRMEDALLRAAKEVQAWIIHNTKHPEAKASFAAQATKDSGRQDIPAGVFLTKVEKFIHHYVIALWVPGIEMYRVSSISNELLHHAWYYVVEHHNLELATLNTVDDTDIVEATQAIAKSLREGLGKVHDLNETEYVKATT; encoded by the coding sequence ATGAAATTACTGGCACCCAGAAATATGTTTAAATTTGAAGTTGGTAACAGAAGTCGAATTAGTAAAAAAAATCTTGTGAATGCAGATAAACGACAAAAAAATAATCTTATAAAAACCTCTATTTTTACCATAGGAATACTAGCAAGTCTTAACTTAGTCAGTTGTGGCAAAAAAGATGACACCTCCCCTAGGATAAGTAATTCATCCCCATCAATTTCTCAGAATGAGAATAAGAATGAATTTGAAACTAAGAGTAAACTTAAACAAACACTACTTTGTGAATCAAACAACAATCTTGTAGCTTCTTTTGAAACAAAACAATATTTGATTCATATCTGTCGTCAGGGAAACCAATCATTTTTTATTAGACAGCAAAAATCAGCATCCGAACAATTAATTCGGCTTCCTGCTGTTTGGAATCAAAAAACTAGAGCTTTTTCAGCTAATAGTGGCAATACTATCTATGCTATTAATGGAACAGGCTTAATGGTTTGGCAAGACGGTAATCAAATCCTGGCAGACCCTATAATCAATGACTCTAGCTCAAAGTCCACATTTTTAGAATACCTTAATTGGCAAGAAATATACAAATTTATCGGTGATAACATAGGAAAAATACTTAAGGCTATCGCCGCAGGAATACCTATAAGTGCTTTATATATCTTTAGTAAACCCTATATTCATAAATTAGGCAGCAATGGTAGAGCGATCGCTTATGTGGTTAGTATAGTTGCTTGGCCTGGTATTACAGTTGCTTGTCTTGCGATCGCTGAAATTCCCCTAGGTTTACTTGCTCCCTTGGCTGGTGCCTTAGCTCTTGGTTTTTCTTTTGGTGCCAAGCAAGTCGTCGAAAATGCGGCTACCGTCGCCTTAAATTTACGGGATGATGTTTATGAGGTAGACGATATCATTGGCTTCTCTGGCGATGATGATTTTTATCAAGTTAATGCAATTAAGACTTCTAGTGTTAAACTCCTCTCTGTGGGAGCAAATGCAGGTCGGATCCTGAATATATCACCTAGCGTGCTAGCACAGAAGGAATTTGTTAACTATACCCAAAATGGTTCTGGAACCTTATGTAAATGGACTTTCCCAATTTCCCTAAAAGCCCAAGTAGCCCAACCTGGTAAGGGAGATATAAATAGGATGGAAGATGCATTACTCAGAGCTGCCAAAGAAGTCCAAGCTTGGATTATTCACAATACTAAACATCCCGAAGCTAAAGCCAGTTTTGCCGCTCAAGCAACTAAAGATAGCGGTCGTCAGGATATTCCTGCTGGGGTATTTTTAACTAAAGTAGAAAAATTTATTCATCACTATGTCATTGCTCTCTGGGTTCCAGGTATCGAAATGTACAGAGTATCTTCTATCAGCAATGAGCTACTTCATCATGCCTGGTACTATGTGGTCGAGCATCATAACCTAGAATTAGCTACACTCAACACTGTAGACGATACAGATATTGTGGAAGCAACTCAAGCGATCGCTAAATCTCTCAGAGAAGGATTGGGTAAGGTGCATGATTTGAATGAAACTGAGTATGTTAAGGCTACAACTTAA
- a CDS encoding response regulator: MDFQFSPDKATKTTKTVLIADEEPEVRDALSVAVRRWAQEEQRNLDTIMVENGQRAVDYIKQVKKQNSPPFLIILDLRMPNINGLETARLINKLCPEIPIIITASYDEIDEQLIQEADDFANQNSHIGFIVRTKSSPLLKVALEFEIRKLFSLQQEYEEENINLFFNLKGRLSNLLIKAF, translated from the coding sequence ATGGATTTTCAATTTTCCCCAGACAAAGCAACTAAAACAACTAAAACAGTTCTTATTGCCGATGAAGAACCCGAAGTCAGAGATGCCTTATCAGTTGCAGTTCGGCGATGGGCACAAGAAGAACAAAGAAACCTAGACACAATTATGGTTGAAAATGGTCAGAGAGCAGTAGATTACATCAAACAAGTAAAGAAGCAAAATTCACCACCATTTTTGATAATTCTTGACTTGCGTATGCCTAATATAAATGGACTAGAAACAGCCAGACTCATCAACAAGCTTTGTCCGGAAATACCCATAATCATTACTGCATCATATGATGAAATTGATGAACAATTAATCCAAGAAGCGGATGATTTTGCTAATCAAAACTCTCACATAGGTTTCATTGTTCGTACTAAAAGCTCTCCTCTATTAAAAGTAGCCTTGGAATTTGAAATTAGGAAACTATTCTCTTTACAACAAGAGTACGAGGAAGAAAATATCAATTTATTCTTTAATTTAAAAGGAAGGCTTAGTAATCTGTTAATAAAAGCATTTTGA
- a CDS encoding transposase gives MNLSNNQKKRTKPPTWSKRKILDGVLYQLKNGCNWSDLPCILTPILNCILALQTVARTRNN, from the coding sequence TTGAACCTCTCCAACAATCAGAAGAAAAGAACTAAACCTCCAACATGGAGTAAGAGAAAAATTTTAGATGGGGTTCTCTATCAACTAAAAAATGGTTGTAATTGGTCTGATTTACCCTGCATACTTACCCCCATACTCAACTGTATTTTGGCATTACAAACAGTGGCGAGAACAAGGAATAATTGA
- a CDS encoding transposase, whose translation MLSDNIDYFKSKPVNIPKITILLDNGYHPEKLEEELKKVYPQIMTKIRFKLSPKPSKTQKQKEGKTGFVPVKARWVIERSNSWMERCKSLVKNNDANP comes from the coding sequence ATGCTCTCAGATAATATTGATTATTTCAAGTCTAAACCTGTCAATATTCCTAAAATTACCATCCTTCTTGACAACGGATATCATCCTGAAAAATTAGAGGAAGAGTTGAAAAAAGTTTATCCCCAGATAATGACCAAAATTAGATTTAAATTATCACCCAAACCATCCAAAACCCAAAAACAGAAAGAAGGAAAAACAGGTTTTGTTCCAGTCAAAGCAAGGTGGGTTATTGAAAGAAGCAATTCTTGGATGGAGAGATGTAAAAGTTTAGTCAAGAACAATGATGCGAACCCTTGA
- a CDS encoding filamentous hemagglutinin N-terminal domain-containing protein, whose product MPIKYSFYERLRFTLAGITGCIGVLLITDSALAQQSNIIPDNTLGRENSRLNRNVEIKGINADKIDGGARRNINLFHSFSEFNINDGQAVYFANPDGVENILTRVTGENASNIFGTLGVDGAANLFLINPSGIVFGENASLDLQGSFVGTTASGLQFGEQGNFSATNPQTPGNLTVNPSALFFNQVEASGGIINKSQAPAGINPEENETTGLRVPDGKSLLLVGGNINFDGGRLRAYEGNIELASVSAPGTVDLDIAGDSFSLNIPQDVERGDVSLTNIAAVSVFGAGGGNFVINARNLEISNSSIFAGIGKNSENSDVQAGDVNLNATGSIEVNNDADIDNSVYSQGNTGDIFLKASNSVSLVDSLISNNIEAGGVGKGGNININSGSLSVTDGSEIQAILRDTDVENNLPGGQGNAGNINLNVRDAVTIAGIKDGFNSDISSFVGIGAVGNAGDINLNTGSLSLAGGSEINAKTFGQGNAGNITVNARQNISLDGSGDITLTDGINGTLFTRIISSVNPEAVGNAGNIQLNTGTFSATNGALISNSISGKGNAGNITINARYAVTFDTRGYAESSIFSGAVGKGGDIRVTSGTLSLTNGGQLSTNVFGEGNAGNIFVEARDSVKLDGIVSNRITSIQSDLISQSVGKGGDIQITTGLLSVTNGAAISAITNGQGDAGNITINASDKVNFDGFDTNTGFPSQVSTVGGSKSIGNGGDIQITTGELLFKSGGLISTINFGEGNAGNIFLDVGDTITFDGLGSSKFPIPSNATSAVSNGNGGNIEVKTGSLFLTNGGVMSAGAWPDENSNEIANGGSIIINARDRIKFDGKDSSLSTNLIRGAGKGGDIQITTGSLSVTNGAVLFAATSGQGDAGNIKINSRDTVTFDKGSFASTEVNSNAIGDGGDIQITTGSLFLDNDGFFSTGTSGKGDAGKVKVDAADSIALSNSSQITSNVFTGGEGKGGAIDLDTQTLTLTGGSTISASSNGTGGAGNIEVQAGIIKLDNSSIFAQTAATQGGNITLNVSEKLVLRNSSQISTTAGIAQAGGDGGNIDINSKFIVVIPEENSDITANAFEGSGGKVNITSEAIFGIESRSQPTEKSDITASSQRGISGETSINQDDTSSIQNSFTGLSPNIDTDAIIANSCIARGNKRQENSLRITGSGGLRSDRAGNIFVSKYATGKVRTVESKNQSWKKGDPIVEPSGLYRLKNGELLLSRECSG is encoded by the coding sequence ATGCCGATAAAATATAGTTTTTACGAGCGATTACGATTCACATTGGCAGGAATCACCGGCTGCATAGGTGTACTTTTAATTACAGATTCAGCCTTAGCGCAACAAAGTAATATCATCCCCGACAATACTTTAGGTAGAGAAAATTCTCGTTTAAATCGCAACGTTGAGATTAAAGGAATAAATGCAGACAAAATTGATGGTGGAGCCAGACGCAATATTAATTTATTCCACAGCTTCAGCGAGTTTAATATTAACGATGGGCAAGCGGTTTATTTTGCTAATCCCGATGGGGTAGAGAATATATTGACGCGGGTGACTGGTGAGAATGCATCGAATATTTTCGGAACTTTGGGAGTTGATGGTGCTGCGAATTTATTTTTGATTAACCCGTCGGGAATTGTATTTGGAGAGAATGCCAGTTTAGATTTACAAGGTTCTTTTGTGGGAACTACTGCTTCGGGTTTACAGTTTGGCGAGCAAGGTAATTTCAGCGCTACAAATCCACAAACACCTGGTAATTTAACCGTCAATCCTTCGGCTTTGTTTTTTAATCAAGTAGAAGCTAGTGGGGGAATTATTAATAAATCCCAAGCACCCGCAGGAATAAATCCAGAAGAAAATGAAACTACAGGATTGAGAGTTCCTGATGGAAAAAGTTTGTTGCTGGTGGGGGGTAATATCAACTTTGATGGTGGTAGATTGAGGGCTTATGAAGGAAATATTGAATTAGCTTCTGTATCTGCACCGGGAACTGTTGACTTAGATATTGCTGGTGATAGTTTTAGTTTAAATATTCCCCAAGATGTGGAACGAGGGGATGTTTCTCTAACAAATATAGCCGCTGTAAGTGTTTTTGGTGCGGGTGGGGGAAATTTTGTAATTAATGCTCGTAATTTGGAGATTTCTAACTCATCTATATTTGCTGGAATTGGTAAAAATTCAGAAAATTCAGACGTACAAGCAGGAGATGTGAATCTCAATGCTACGGGTTCAATTGAAGTTAATAATGATGCTGATATTGATAACAGTGTCTACAGTCAAGGAAATACTGGTGATATATTCCTAAAAGCATCTAATTCTGTCTCTCTTGTAGATAGTTTAATTTCCAATAATATAGAAGCGGGAGGAGTTGGTAAAGGGGGAAATATTAATATAAATTCTGGTTCGCTCTCCGTTACAGATGGTTCCGAAATTCAAGCCATCCTTCGTGATACTGATGTTGAAAATAATCTCCCTGGTGGACAAGGTAATGCAGGTAATATTAATCTTAATGTCCGCGATGCAGTTACCATTGCTGGAATTAAAGATGGATTTAACAGTGATATTTCTAGCTTCGTAGGGATTGGTGCTGTAGGTAATGCTGGTGATATCAATCTTAATACTGGTTCCCTTTCTCTGGCTGGAGGTTCTGAGATAAATGCTAAAACCTTTGGACAAGGAAATGCTGGTAATATAACTGTTAATGCTCGTCAAAATATTTCTTTAGACGGCTCAGGTGATATTACTTTGACTGATGGAATTAACGGTACTTTATTTACTCGCATCATTAGTTCCGTAAATCCGGAAGCTGTAGGTAATGCTGGTAATATTCAACTAAACACTGGGACTTTTTCAGCTACCAATGGAGCTTTGATTAGTAACAGTATTAGTGGAAAAGGCAATGCAGGTAATATTACCATTAATGCTCGCTATGCAGTTACTTTTGACACTCGTGGCTATGCTGAGAGCAGTATTTTTAGTGGTGCAGTTGGCAAAGGAGGAGATATTCGGGTAACAAGCGGAACCCTATCTTTAACAAATGGAGGTCAATTATCTACCAATGTTTTTGGGGAAGGGAATGCAGGAAATATTTTTGTTGAAGCCCGCGATAGCGTGAAATTAGATGGAATAGTTAGTAATAGAATTACTAGTATTCAAAGCGACTTAATATCTCAAAGTGTGGGTAAAGGAGGAGATATTCAAATCACAACAGGGTTACTTTCTGTCACCAATGGGGCAGCAATATCTGCCATCACAAATGGGCAAGGAGATGCAGGGAATATCACTATCAATGCCAGTGATAAAGTTAACTTTGATGGCTTTGATACCAATACAGGATTTCCTTCTCAAGTTTCTACCGTTGGGGGTTCTAAAAGTATTGGTAATGGTGGGGATATCCAGATTACCACAGGTGAATTGCTGTTTAAAAGTGGTGGTTTGATCTCAACTATTAACTTTGGAGAGGGAAATGCAGGTAATATTTTCCTTGATGTGGGCGACACCATTACTTTCGATGGACTAGGCAGTAGTAAGTTTCCTATACCAAGTAACGCAACTAGTGCTGTATCTAATGGTAATGGAGGAAATATTGAAGTAAAAACTGGGTCGCTATTTTTAACAAATGGTGGTGTAATGAGTGCCGGAGCTTGGCCAGATGAAAATAGTAACGAGATTGCCAATGGTGGCAGCATTATAATTAACGCCCGCGATCGTATCAAGTTTGATGGAAAAGATAGTAGCTTATCTACTAACCTAATTAGGGGTGCAGGTAAAGGAGGAGACATTCAAATTACAACTGGGTCACTTTCTGTTACTAATGGTGCTGTATTATTTGCTGCAACATCTGGCCAAGGGGATGCAGGTAATATCAAGATTAATTCCCGCGATACCGTTACTTTTGATAAAGGAAGCTTTGCTTCTACCGAAGTTAACTCAAATGCTATTGGTGATGGTGGAGATATCCAAATCACAACAGGCTCCCTATTCTTAGATAACGACGGATTTTTCTCTACTGGAACCTCAGGTAAGGGAGATGCAGGTAAGGTTAAAGTAGATGCTGCTGATTCCATTGCCTTATCCAACTCTAGCCAGATTACCAGCAATGTGTTTACAGGAGGAGAAGGAAAAGGTGGTGCAATTGATCTCGATACCCAAACCCTGACATTAACCGGTGGTTCTACAATTTCTGCTAGTAGCAATGGTACGGGGGGTGCAGGGAATATCGAAGTGCAAGCAGGCATTATCAAACTAGACAATAGCAGTATCTTTGCACAAACAGCCGCCACTCAAGGTGGGAATATTACCTTAAACGTAAGTGAAAAATTAGTATTGCGTAACAGTAGTCAAATTTCCACCACCGCAGGAATTGCTCAAGCTGGTGGAGATGGAGGGAATATCGATATAAATTCTAAATTTATCGTTGTTATTCCCGAAGAAAACAGCGATATTACTGCCAATGCTTTTGAAGGAAGTGGCGGAAAAGTTAATATTACTTCTGAAGCTATTTTCGGTATTGAATCCCGTTCACAACCAACAGAAAAAAGCGATATTACCGCAAGTTCCCAAAGAGGAATTTCGGGTGAAACAAGTATTAATCAAGATGATACCAGTTCAATTCAAAACAGCTTTACCGGACTTTCTCCAAATATAGATACCGACGCAATAATTGCTAACAGTTGTATTGCACGTGGTAACAAGCGACAAGAAAACTCTTTGCGGATTACAGGCTCTGGTGGTTTACGAAGCGATCGCGCTGGGAATATTTTTGTTTCTAAATATGCAACTGGTAAAGTTAGAACTGTTGAAAGTAAAAATCAAAGCTGGAAAAAAGGAGATCCAATTGTTGAACCAAGCGGTTTGTATCGGTTGAAAAATGGGGAGTTGTTATTGAGTCGGGAATGTTCTGGTTAA